In the genome of Coffea eugenioides isolate CCC68of unplaced genomic scaffold, Ceug_1.0 ScVebR1_2782;HRSCAF=3876, whole genome shotgun sequence, the window TTGGGTTTTACCCATTTTTGCTTCTAACTCTCCACCAATCATAATTTCTCTCTCTTCTAACaacttttatctcatttaataaatgtaaattattcttttatccATATATGGTAACTTTGTTTAGTACAAAGTTAATGTTACATTGGTATATTCATTTATTTGATAAGAAGTCATAAATTATTAATGTAAAGATAGatttctgcttttttttttgtcttgaatcaaaaatgaaatttaagtaTGTGTataatcatgagaaaatctAAAAACCATCTCCAAGAATACAcgttatttctttttcttttttatatattaGACTATTTAACGAAAATTATCACATTGCATAAATTTGCATATAAAGTTTATAAGGACTAATATGGTACTTAAATGTTTAAGATACATTAAtttttgagtaaatcttatatatactaacAATGTATACAGTACACCGTCGGATCCATAACATGTGTAAAattagattttaaatttaaattttacacattatcattcatccaaaactaataatgtatacactgtcagtgtagaaaacttaattcttaatttttttgatGTAATTATGAATAGTATGCAAAAGTATTGTTAATGAATTATCTATTGATCCATCATTAATCGAATAAAAAATATTCCGTGCTAATGGTGCAATCCCTCTATTTCAACTCACCAACTATTTGACACATGTAGTACCAAGAATCTATAATCTAATTTAATTAATTGCAGAAAAATTCtaaattccttcttcttgtgttAACTAATGTAGCACATACTTTTGTCGTCATGATGTTAAATAttgtttttatttcttcaaaatatcttggtcaatgTTTCAtacagaagaaaaagaatattctgTCGATTATCCTTCCGGTACTATCATACTTTTAGAATTCAGAAACAAAACTAGGTACGATAACATCATAACACACGTTCCCAATTACAAAAGAATAAATACGAACaactaagaaaaattaaaaaaaaggtcatatgaaattggaataaatatttatatagcTGGCCAGCTACGTGTCTTTATCATTGTGTGCCCAGCCTCAAATAGAACCTAAATCCAAAGGggaaaaaatagagaagaagaagaaaattaagCACGAATTTAATATAGAAAGAAATTATAAAGGGACAACAATAATTGACTTGACCTATCACTAGCTTAGCTTATGCATTCTAATTGTGGGATGATACTAGGCTAAAAGATaatgtatatgtattttgaaAGCATTACAACCTCAGTCTGGAATcgttaataataataattggcCATCGTCTAAAAGGAAGCTTGTCTTGACATTAAGGCCTTTTTAATAATCCACTTAAAACTCACAAGATGCATCTACACCCCATTCCTTCCGATGAAACTAGCCAACTTTTTCAGCAAAGACAGAGCATTTTCTCCCTTGGGAAAGAAGAGATTGAAGACATGATCTTCCCCTGCAACATCCACAACCTCCACATCTCCAGCCCACTCACTCTTCTCCAATGCTTCTTTGTAAAACCATCCCCTATCCTTCAAAATATCTTGCTCAGCAACACAGACCAGCACCCTTCTGCAGCCTAGCCTGGAAAGATTTGGTTCCATCACAGGATTCAGCAATGGATCATCTAGCCCTGTGGTATTTGGGTAAACAAAATGCCAAGCGGCCTCAACATAGGACTTATCCCAAAAAGAAAGATGTCCCTTTTTCTCCAATCTTGTGGCTTCACTACCAACTGGCTCTTTGCCCCAAAAATAAGGACAATTGAGAAAAATCCCTTCAACATTGACACCTTTCAGCTTCTCCAGCCCGACCTTTAAGGCCATGTTGTGTGCTATGTTACCACCAGCGCTATCCCCACCAAGAAACACCCGATCAAAATCAGCATAGCCCCTGAGCCATGCCTCAGGACCCTCCCCGTTTAAATGCGAAGCGACCCATTGGAGTGCAATCCAAGAATCCTCAAAAGCAGTCGGTAAAGGGTGCTCGGGAGCGAGGCGATAGTTTACTGAAACTGCTACAACATCAGCTTCTGCAACTACTGCATTGAGGTACGTATGATAAAAAGGGGAGAAGGCGGATTCGACGAAAAAGCCTCCTCCATGGAAGTAGACCAGAAGAGGAAGTTTTGTTCCCTGTTTGGCTTTCTTGGGCAGGTAAAGCCTTCCAGAGATGTCCAGTTCTGGTGAAATTTGCACATCTTTGGATTCAACACCGGTTTCTTGATCCACTGATGCAGCTACAATGTCTTTCCCTGCTAATCTTTCCACCCTGCCGCCCTTGTATACTCGCATTAAGGGAGAGAATTCGTGGAGTATCTCAGTTGAGTTTGAGGCCATTGTTAGAAGGTGTACAAGTGAGAGGGCGCGCTTGGGAGGGATTTCAGGAATGAGAACAATATATAGCCGAATGCCCGGGAAAGCTTTCATAAACCCAAGTTAAAGGATTGAATAAACAAGATGCTGGGGTCCCAACCAAACACTAAAATAAAAGGTTGTGGGGTAGATACTAATAATTCTCTCCCTCCCATTATTAAAACTGTCAtgctttttatttgaaaatatctcaaaatatttatCATCTTATCAAATTCAGAACTATTTTTGGTTTCCTCTTTCAATGATATTCCTATCTTTATCtatatttcattttaaattcaaatttaaattttggagAGCAACTTTGGAAACAAATCTATTAATATCACCGTCAAATCACTATTGTTAAAAGTTGAAATCCCAAAATACAACAAATCATTCGGGACGAAGGGAGTAATTGCCTTTCACGTAAGCAATTAGTTCCATACATATAATCTTCTTTGGCATCCctttttttctaatttcttttAAGTTCCTAATTACAATCACTCATGCCTTATCATTCAACTCAATCCAACTTTTTCTCCACTATTTGACACTTAAAATCTTCAATAGTATCCATTCTGTAAGGGTGAAAATATCTCAATAGGGATAGAAGAATAATGTTTGATTGAGAATTTAATCGCATAATTTATTTGTATCGGGATGCATTTAAAGTTAACTATTGAGTTCGTCGTGTAAATATAGCGTTAATGGTTGAAAATCGTCCACAATTTTCAAACTTATGGTTATAAATTCTTGCTTATATCTACTCAAACGTATAATGTGTAAAATCTTGCTATTTTCAAGAAGTAAGAATAGTTGCACCGCAAACAAACTGTGTCACTTTAAGAGTCACAAACACATAAGAAACTTCTGTTTGGTTGAGAGTTTAAAGAATAGCGTGagtgtttatttgtttatgaGTTTTATTAGATAGGAACCAAAATAGGGATAAACAAAGAGAATAAACAAGTAGTTtagttatatttaaaataaatttcatgtttagctatatTAAACTACAATTAATTCTTAGCCGCCCATTCGTTGATTAAAAACGTTTTTCCTATCTCAATATTTAATTCTGCCGCCGGAACTTTTCGTCCCTCCGTCTCTTCCAAAGGTTAGCATTGGTGGTAGTTGTAGGTAaagtaaatttaaaaaatcttaTATCAGTCCGAAACAATTACTTAAACGTGTTTGCCCCCACGTGAATGGGTTGGTGGTTGGCGCCTCTTCCTCGGGTCCTCATGTCCCGGGGTCGAATCTCCGCAGCAACATCAGCTTCTCCGTGCATCTATCGTGCTAGGTCTGGTTGGGGCGCTGGGCCGGGTCGaagtgggattagtcgggccgcctttaaggacttgacccggacacccatccgtcagcaaaaaaaaaaaaaaaattacttaaaCGTGTTTAGTATTTGATTCAGGATCAATGACAAAGTTTCACGTGAAATCTCACTAGTCAAGTTTTGCTCAAACACCTCAATAAAGCATGTGTGATTTCAAAAAGTAAGATTATTCATATGAGTAATCAATTAATAATAGTAATGTGATTGTGTATTAGTAGCAAGAGAGAATGGTcagaaaaaggaggaaaaataTAACAACAAACATAAGAAGAGAGAGTAAAGAAATAGAtgggaaaaaaaacaagaatagGAAATGGAAAACCGAAAATAATTGAATATCAAGAGGGAATTCGGATTTGTCATAAAACATTGGGACATGGGCATTATAGGCATAAATCACAGTTTACTCCTACGACTAATGTACCACTCGGTAATGCACGTCCCAGCCAACCCAAGTTTTGGGGACTTGAACATGCATAATAAGACAGTCAATTTAACCAAATTAATCTTCAACCCCAAACTTCTTGTAAAAAAAACCACATCTAGAATTTTCATGGCTAAAGAAAGGTCATCGTAGAGCTTTTCGTCTTTCCTGCATGTAAGACATCTATGCGTTCTTGGTGttcccaaaaaatttttttgttggtcactctttattttttcatttttacctCCAAATAATCAGATATAATCACTATATGTTCATTTTAAGGtgttaattttttgaaaaagtgaCGTTAAATCgagaaaaatatatatgtgCACAGAAAGTATAATTGTTAGTATATGCGTTCAATTATTATATATCAACGAGTATGCACTAGACACTATTAGAAGAACCCATCATTATACAACCACCAAATGTCATTACacctaaatttgatacattaaTTGCTTATGGTTATGGTAACTAATTATAACTATAGCTATTTAGAGAAAAGAATGACATAAAATCTATAATCTTACCTCTACAATGTAATTATATTGTTaaaagaattaattttttacAAGCATAACTTAATTTTCATAAATTAGTTTAACTaataattaaatttttgttACATGGCACTCGCATGTGTTGACAAATAATTGTTTACTTTTGACGGTTCATTTACGCAATTGAAATAATTTCCACCAATTAATGAGCATTTTTTAGCAATTTAATTTTCGTGAGTTGtcacttgaattcatcaaagTTTCCTTGAGTGCATTCAAGGGTTTCTTCTAAAGTTCTCTAGATttattatctttatttttttctataAGCGAAGAGAACTTAAACTCAAATCTCTTATTTACACTTGCATAATAAAGATTTGCATCTATTACGTATTCTATTACATAATGGAAACACCCTATTCATAGATTATGAACTTCGTCTCAACTGTCTACGAATATTTAGTGCTAAAAAATGCACCTTCTAGTTATCTCAGTTTTTACCGAGATCATTATCTGCATTTTGTTCCTTCAGTTTTGGGACGCTAAGAAACTTGTTTACAAAAGGGAGAGACGCATAATCAATTTCAACAAACCATGAATTTCTGAAAACATTGGAGGCCTTTTTTATGCCAAGTCAAtgggagaaaaaaaataaaacgaCAAGTCATTAGGACCTTTTTCGTTGAAACCATCATGTATTTCTTGTTTGTAAAGAATATTAACAAGGTCACTGTTGTTAATTGATTTCCTCGTCCTCAAAgttccttgaaaaaaaaattttggttgttAAGGAAAGCGCAAGATTATGCTGTTTAGAGCCATGCACGTGTCATGACTAAAAGTTGCAACTAAAAGTCATCCAAATAAATCATTACATATCATAACTAAAAGTTGCAACTGAAGTAGTCCACCAAGGTCCACAAACTAACTTTGTAGTTTCACTCAATTCTTAAAAGAtctgaaaagaaaaacaacaaccCAGTAACCAATTTCCTATCTAGTTGGCTCAAGCCGCAAAGCATCGCTAAATCCTACGCTACTACCAACCCAACATCCACCGCCAATACAACCTTCTGCACCAGTTTAAGGCATGTACGACTAAACCTATAATGTGGTACAGTAATTCGGTGACTTGCTTTACATGTCTCTTACTATCAGTCACGAAATAATTTTGTCGCCTCCTTTTTGCCCTCGGATTTTTTATGTGATACGCAATCTGTCTTACTTGAACGTTTGAATTGGTTCCATAAATGATTATCAGTCCAACTCCCATATAGATGTCATTTTTATACAACTATATATTGAGTGTGTCTTTGTATCATACATTGAAACTTTCATAAAGAAATATCTTCTTTTAGTAGTTATAAATATAGTGGACTTAAGTGAGTTCAATTGTGCTAAAGGCAACAACCCAAGTGTTATGTGCACCAGTTCAAGAGAATTTTTGAGGGCTCGCGCCCCAATTTGAAAGGAGTTTTGGTTTAGCATCAAACCAAAAGAGCAAATCATGGGCTTTTGAGCCATTAAATATTTAATGATATTTAGGTTCTTTTGTGTTTTCAATTTTAGGTGCCTTTTGAGTTTAAGAATTATTTTTTAGGGTTTTGTACTATCTCTTTTGTACTCTGTTTCTATTCTAGTAAATCTGTTATCCCTTCGTCTGTGGACGTAAGTCAATTGGATCGAACCACATAAATTTCGTGTTTCTCTATTTGATTTATCTGTTTTATTATTGTCATTATTGAGTTGTCAAGAACCCTATTATTCTCGTTGGCCAATTTTCTGGGATCAGATCTaacaaattggtatcagagttttaGGTTTTGGGTCATGGTCAGATTTTGGGGTCTTGATGACAATAACAGGTTTTGAATGCTACAGAAAGTGAAGAAAAAATTGTAATTGGAGTTTAGTTGGGTTTTGAAGAAGAGTTATTTGGTCCGTTAGAACTCATTGAGGGTTTTGAGAAGAAGGTGGAGCAAGATTACTATGTTTATGGTTTTTAAACTGTTGGAATCTATTGAACCTTTTGTGAGATTTGGCCCATTGGGACCTGTTGAGCCTTTTGCATCTTGGTTCATTAGTGGCTCGTTGTGGTTCGTTGAAATTCATTGGGACTTTTATGGAGAAAGTGGAGTTTGTTTGTTATTTGTTTACTATTTACCGATATTGAATACACCCCAAGGTAGAGATTTGTTGAGTGTGTTTTTGTATCTCAAATCGAAACTTTTATAAAGAAGTATCTTCTCTTGATAGTTACAAATATAGTGGACTTAAGTGAGTTTAATTGTGTTAAGGGCACTAGACCAAGTGCTATGTGCACCAGTCCAAGAGAGTTTTGGGGGACCGGCGCCCCAATCTGAGAGGAGTTTTGGTTTGGTATCAAACCAAAAGAGCAAATCATGGGTCTTTGGGCCATTAAGCATTTAGTGATATTTAGGTTCTTTTGTGTTTTCAATTTTAGATGtcttttgaacctaaaaattattttctagggttttgtaCTCTCTCTTTTGTACTCTCTTTCTGTTATAGTAAATCCGCTACCCCTTCACCCGTGGATGTAAGTCAATTGGACGAGCCACATAAATTTCGTATTTCTTTGTTTGATTTATCTGTTTTATTATTGTCATTATTGAATTGTCAAGAACTCTATTATTCTCGTTGGTCAATTTTCGGGGACCAGACCTAATacgatatacatatatatatatatatatatatatatatatatatatgaaagtaTTTATTTTAATCAACTATTTTTATTCTCCTAAATGACATGCTTAATTGAAAAAAACCCAAACAACCTTCTCTCCACTATGCTTTGTCCATAGGAGGGAGATTTTGACGTCAAGTCaaggtctctctctctctctctctctctctctctctctctctctctctctgtttttgttttgaataaaTCTTTCTtatactgatagtgtatatactatcacggTTGGATCTATGACATTTATGTagaagttgaattttaaattcaaattttacatatttgtcattcatccaacactaacagtgtatacactatcagtgtaggaaagattaatccttttattttatatttaataaaaCCTTTTCTAAAGTATTTTATGGCTAATTACTCAGAATattgtctaaaaaaaaaatcggaCATGTATTGGTCTGATAGTGGGTGCATACAAAACTATTGCTACTGGGCTGatccaaattaaaaaaaaaaaagggaatagtAGCTGCCGAGCtgtgaataaattttttttttaaatatgtgCTAGTGCTGCCGGGCAGTGTCAGCCCGGCAGCGActgaaaaggttaaaaaaaaaaactgcctCCATTCAATTGCCTAGTTATTTTCAGTAGGTGTATATCCTAATCGCAAGAAAGCAGGAAGCCAGAGAAAGGGAAAGGAGGAAGGTGACTGGGAGGCTTCCAtgccttaaaaaaaataaaaggaggCTTCCAAACTGGGATTGAAGAATTAGGGACAAACATTTAAggtgaaaaaaagaagaagggtaGAAAACATGATTAATGTCAATAGTAATGTTACAGAAACacatgttaaaattttttttggtcaatatTCTGAGTAATTAGGCACAATTGGGGCCACAAAAATCTGGACagaacaaaaaattttaatccGAAAGTGCGAAATACATATGTATTTATGCATATAAACTGTCAAATTaatgtaatatattttttaaaatatttggaGGAGGACAAATaactaaaaatacaaaaaaaaaatttcaaaattatattttaaggTGAAACAAAAATATGAAGATTTATAACTTGGGTAGCCAGTAGCTCGTGTTCCGTCCTTCGgagtagaggtggcaaatcaacccacttaactaaatttatccatacccgcccatgaatagatgggtatgggtatcttaaatttttgtatatgggtattattgggtaacccatcaaatccaattaacccatttagaattctcttccctccaagtcttttcttttcccccaccttttttttttttcaaatttttcattttgtcatgatgttaactacttttgtttcattattattatttgttggttttatcttattattttattttctcttaatttgttaacttgctcattttttagcattactaatttatgataaattttagcctattttattatctttataaaatgaaattttaaatttatatatgaaaaaaatgttaggggttcaaaatttttggattaagtttttatattaatttttatagtacttagttcaaatttttatattcttattattcaattattaaataatcgGTAATTTTGTGacagagtataaatgaaaaaaaattggtaattaagtttattgaacattataagtatatatttaaaactaatgatgggtataaagagtggtataaattgataacttagtttgcaaaaatgaatttaaatgagtttacaaaaagttaaaataaatgggttataaatgggtaattggtttacccaattcattttttgactcacccatttatacccatctaattaaatgggtataaatgagttgactcacttatacccattatccATTTTACCCAATccaaacccgcccaagtcacccattttgacacctctacttCGGAGCAACCCGTCTTCACTTGCTTTGCTTTTTATGCTTCTTGCTAAATGGAAATTAATCTCCAAAAAcaataaataactaaaaaagaaattgtTCGGAGCATAGTACAAAAGCAGGCTGGCTTCCTTTGCTTGGAACACGGTATCGAAGTGGCCGCCGAAAATGGAGAAGTGAAATATATTACTATTGCAGCCAGCGGTGCCGCAATTTATGTAGTGTTAAAGAGCTCAGAAGGGAATGGAGGACGGCGCACTTTGGAGTTTGGATGgaacgggaaaaaaaaaaagaaaagaaaatagagcaAACAAAGAAAGCAAAGCTGCAATAAGGCAAGATGGGAGGGGAAACTAAAGGGGGTGGCTCAAGTTACTTGGATGCTCTCCAGCCGTCCCATCTTCCATCGCTTACGCCTCTTTCTTTCATGCACGTGGGGTGCCCACTTCAATTCCAACGGCAGGCAGACATACAGCTGGCTTCcctgaaaatgtttttttttttttaaaaaaaagtgatctttaaaaaaataataataattgtgCCAAGTGCCGGACTGTATCAATAGATTGATACCACACTCCTGTCAGAATCATAAGTGTctgacttttcttttctttttttgccaaTATTCTAAGTAATTAGTCATATTTTAGTGggagttttcttctctcctaaacTATAACgtatgtttgttttagttttttgttgttttttcttAGATCTAAAAGTTTTTTTCATATTTATATGTTAGATTTGGAATTTGTTAGGTCTTCATCTATATGTTAGATCTGGAATTTTTTAAATCTTCTTATTAGATCTCAATAGCAGTTCTGAATTTAAACTAATTGGATAGCATATCTAATGGAATAGACATGCACAGATATTTATGGACCAACTCGTGCAATTGGCTAGATTTGATGGCTTGTAATTTatagtataattttttttgttttgtaactATGTTAAATCTaatgatttttcaaatcagATATATCTGTAACATGTTTTGTGTATTTTATGTCATTAATGCAACTTGTCAAATCAACTTTTGTTATTAAGCAAATCGTGCTAGACAATTTCAAACTTGTCTATTAATaataggattaatctttcttacactgatagtgtatacactatcagtattAGATGGatgacaactatgcaaattttgaatttgaaattcaacttttgcacacatgtcatgaatccaacgatgatggtgtatacaccgtcagtgtaggaaagatttactcctaataatattgacttctttttatagaaaaaatttgaaaaaaattaatgagTTAATGGAAATTTGGGTTTTACCCATTTTTGCTTCTAAGTCTCCTCCAATTATAATTTCTCTCTCTTCTAACAACTTTTGTCTCATTCAATAAATGTAGATTATTCTTTTATCCATATATGGTAACTTTGTTTAGTACATAGTTAAATGTTACATTCATAAATTCATTTGTTTGATAAGAAGTAATAAATTATTAACGGAAAGATAGAtatctactttttttttcatcttgaataaaaaatgaaatttaagtaTTTGTATTATCATGAGAAAATCTAAGGGATAATtacagaaacctcccctgaggtttctgacagtctcaACGACCTCCCCCGAAGTTTTGAAAATCCCTTATACCTCCCCTGTCAGATTATTGGGCCCTAAAATGACAACATGGATGTTGAATTGACAGAAATATCCCTGCTGTTGAAGTAATATATTCTGATAATAATATGAATTAATTAGTGAAATGTCTAATACATAGGATTAACTAACTTAACTGGAACATTTTAATCAGTTCTTGTAAATGGATCCTCAGATGAAAACGATTTTCAGAGCAACTAAATCAAATCCTTTGGTCCATGATTGTTCTCCATAAGTTAAGGTTTTCAACTATagcttttttctgttttgcttCAGCAAACTGTTATCTAAAAATGTCCTACAACTCTCTATAAATAATTTGGTTGATGTATAGGTTTCCAAGTGTTCCTTGCTTTGATAAACCAAAGGACAATGAAATTTAATTGTGATCCAAGTATCTTCTGTCtcaataatttctaaataatttatATTCTGATTATTCAAAACTAAAGTTGCAGCTTTACTTCATGATGCAGGGTCAATTATCAGATGGTACTGTAATTGCTGTAAAGCAACTTTCTTCCAAGTCTAAACAAGGGAACCTCGAATTTGTGACTGAAACAGGAATGATATCTGCTTTGCAACATCCTAATCTTATAAAGTTGTATGGGTGCTGTGTTGAAGGAAATCATTTAATGCTTATCTACGAATTCATGGCAAACAACTGTGTATCACAAGCTCTTTTCAATAAGCTCAGCTCTATTCAACGAACAAGTGCAAGTAAATTTGAAAGAGATGCACATAATTTTGGTGGATATATAGCAAACTAAGTAACTAGTTTGTCTTTCAAATGTCAACAGGAAAGGATTCAGCAAGCAAGATAAAGTTAGACTGGCCAACAAGAAGGAAAATTTGCCTAGACGTAGCCCGAGGTCTGGCCTACCTCCATGAAGAGTCAAGACTGAAAATTGTCCACGGAAACATCAAGACTAGCAATATTTTGCTTGACAAGGACCTCAATGCTAAAATCTCTGATTTTGGCCTGGCGAAGCTAAATGAGGACGATTGTAGTCACATTGGCACCCGGATTGCCTGAACTATGTAAGTTCGTTGTGTCCATGTTTTTGGAGAATCTGTAGAGGTTTTAGCTCCTGCTTCAAATATCTTATCATATATAAATGGCAATGTGATAATAAAACAGGTTAAAACTTACCTTCATTAATCATGTGGCTAAAGCTTAAATGCCTGCCTTCATTTTGTCACTTTGACATATCTGCCATATCAGCGGGTTGGTCTTTGTTTTCACCTCTGAAAACAAAGCAACAAGAGCTTCCTTTGATAGTGATCATAACCTCGTGACCTGCTTATATTGTAATGAATGTTCCCTTAATACTTGCTCATGCAGAGGTTACATGGCTCCTGAGTACGCGATGCTTATATTGTTTTCACCTCTGAAAACAAAGCAACAAGAGCTTCCTTTGATAGTGATCATAACCTCGTGACCTGCTTATATTGTAATGAATGTTCCCTTAATACTTGCTCATGCAGAGGTTACATGGCTCCTGAGTACGCGATGCGCGGTTACTTGACTGCTAAAGCAGATGTTTACAGCTATGGAGTTGTAGCATTGGAAATAGTCAGTGGAAAAAACAACACAAATTACAGGCCAAAGGAAGAATGTGTTTATCTTCTTGATGAGGTAAAACTGAAATTCTTCAATTCTATTATTTTTACTTCGATTTCCACTAGTAATTCTCACACATTCACAATCTGAAACCTGATCAGTATCTCATTGTCTTTCCGACTAAATTGCCGTAAAATTTCCAAGCCTACACTGTCTTCCCTCATAGGATTCTAATGCAGCTTGTTCCAGTCTAACTTTTGTCATTTCATTCTTCTGACCAGGCCTATGTTTTACAAGAGAGAGGCAGTCTACTAGAACTGGTTGATCCAGACTTGGGGTCCAAATATTCATCAGAAAAGGCAACTCTCATGCTAAATGTGGCCCTTCTATATACAAATGCATCCCCAACTCTCAGGCCTACAATGTCTCAAGTTGTGAGCATGCTGGAAGGCCAAACAGATGTTCAGGACATACTTTCTGAGCCAGGGTTCTCAACTGCCCCTTCAAAATTCAAGAACATAAGAAACCATTTTTGGCAAAATCCAAGTCCCAGTCAGACTCAAAGCATTTCATCAAGCGGTCCACATTCCTATTCGTCCGTCTCAAATGCAGATATTGAAGAGAATAGAACCTTTCAAAACATATTGAGTAAAAAGTAGTATTCTATACACAAGTAAGTGTATATAGCATAGCAGTAACTGCAGGTGAAGTCGCCTTGAACATGTTTGTAGGTAGTTCAACTTATACTTGTATGAGCACTTTTGCAGAAACCTCAGCCACAACCCAACAATGTTGACAGCTTTCTCTTGCAACTCCCATGCAAGCAAATATATAGACCTCCAAAGCAACAGTACTGTTTCTTTTTACCGTTACAAATAACTGCTTTGAGAGCCGTTGGCATGAAGCAGAAGACAATTTCTTGCAATACATCCTGACCTTTTTCCATCAGTTTCACATACACCCtctgaaatttcaaaggaaCAAGATTCTATTGAAATTTTCAACATAAACATCCTCACTAATGACAATC includes:
- the LOC113757153 gene encoding probable carboxylesterase 12, producing the protein MASNSTEILHEFSPLMRVYKGGRVERLAGKDIVAASVDQETGVESKDVQISPELDISGRLYLPKKAKQGTKLPLLVYFHGGGFFVESAFSPFYHTYLNAVVAEADVVAVSVNYRLAPEHPLPTAFEDSWIALQWVASHLNGEGPEAWLRGYADFDRVFLGGDSAGGNIAHNMALKVGLEKLKGVNVEGIFLNCPYFWGKEPVGSEATRLEKKGHLSFWDKSYVEAAWHFVYPNTTGLDDPLLNPVMEPNLSRLGCRRVLVCVAEQDILKDRGWFYKEALEKSEWAGDVEVVDVAGEDHVFNLFFPKGENALSLLKKLASFIGRNGV